The following nucleotide sequence is from Gammaproteobacteria bacterium.
GCGGTATTTTAGCCGCCGCTTTTTCGATATTATCCGCACGAAAGTAGTGAGCGTCATCAACACCCGCAAAGTGAAGCCGTGCATCACCTCGCTGAATGGTTGTCGATTCATTCAGCAACATCGTAATTCCCATATCTTCAAGCCCCGGCAACATACGTATCGTATCGTGGTTGCCTAACACTCCTAAAGTCTGCTTTTTGATGTGCGCCTGTACACGCGCCATACCCTCAAGAGTTTCATCAAATGAACCAAAGGTTTTCCCACGGTAATCACCTGTTAACACGCAGATATCATAATCAATTTCTTGTAATAGCTCGATTAAACGAGTCATCACTTCCGGGTTCATATCAACGTGCATATCACTGATGTGAAGTATCGTAAACCCATCGAATTCTGCGGGTAGATCCGACAATTTGATGTAGTTGTGCCGCAATTCAATGCGTTTACAATTGTTGCGCCCGCGCCAATATAACCCTGATATTTTCAGGGTGTTGCGAATCAAGGAGTGAATCGAATACCAGTTTTCAATATGAAAAAAATTAAGGCCATGACCAAAAACATGTGCGTCATGGTCATCCTCAATTCCAAGCCGCTGCCTTGCATGCATGCGTCCTAAACGGCGCTCAAGTCGATCAATAATCTCTTTGTTATCCATTCTTTTTAACAGGCTCACCATAGCCGCCCCCACCTGGGGTCTCAATCCTAAAAATATCACCCGATTTCATTTCAATGCAACAGGTCGAAGGCAATCTCTCACTCTGACCATTTTCTCTCTTTATCCACTGCTGGCCAACCCGTCCTGACTGACCGCCACCAAGGCCATAAGGAGCAACCTTGCGCCGATTGGCTAAAATTGAGAGCTGCATACCCTGTAAAAACCGAATCTGACGTATCATACCACCACCCCCAGAATATTCACCACAACCCCCACTATTTTCCCGAATTGCAAAAACTTCCAGGCGCACTGGGTAACGTAGCTCTAATATTTCAGGGTCAGTCAGACGTGAATTAGTCATATGACTGTGTATCGCGGCCACTCCTGAATAGCCTGGGCCCGCGCCCGTTCCGCCGCCAATCGTCTCATAATATTGATAGTGCTCATTGCCGAATGTCAGATTATTCATTGTGCCCTGTGATGCCGCCTGAATATTCAACGCCCCATAAATTGCATCCGTAATACATTGTGATGTTTCAACATTGCCTGCAACAACAGCGGCTGGGTAGCTCGGGTTCAAAAAACTATCTTTAGGTATATTAAGTATGATCGGGCGCAAAAAGCCATCATTGAGCGGAATGTCTTCATCAATCAAAGTTCTTAATACATAAAGTGTCGCAGCGCGACAAATCGAAGCCGGTGCATTGAAATTATTATCAAGCCGTGCAGACGTTCCTTTAAAATCAAGCTCCATCGTCTCTTGCTCGCGATTGATTGTCACTTTCAGGCACACTTCAGCGCCATTATCCATCGCATAACAGAACGTACCGTCAGAGAGTGTTGGCAACAATCGTCGTACCATTTTTTCAGAGGCATCCAGAATATGGCTCATATAAGAGCTGACCACATCAGCGCCCGACTGATCACATAACAGCCGTAACTCTTGAATGCCTTTCTGATTTGCAGCAATCTGGGCACGCAGATCCGCCAGGTTTTGCTCTGTGTTACGTGCAACAAAAAACAGACGCTGCAACTCACCCTCTAAAAATTGACCATTTTTAACCAACGCAACACAATCAAGCAGCAAACCTTCTTCATCAATATGACGGCTATTCGCTGGCATAGAACCTGGACTGATGCCGCCGATATCTGCGTGATGCCCTCGGCTGGCCACATAAAATCGTATTTTTTGATCCATAAAAAGAGGTGTGACAACGGTGATATCGGGCAGATGAGTGCCGCCTGAATAAGGGTTATTCAGCGCATAAACATCCCCCGCTTGCAGCTGCGACCCAACTTTCTGGATTACCGCCCGAATCGACTCACCCATCGACCCGAGATGCACTGGAACATGGGGTGCATTGGCAATGAGCTGGCCTTCTGCATCAAACAGTGCGCAAGAAAAATCTAGCCGTTCTTTAATGTTAACGGAGTGTGCCGTATTAGCGAGGGTGACTCCCATCTGCTCCGCAATACTTTTAAAGCGATTATTAAATAATTCCAAACGCACAGGATCAACATAATTGACATCAAAAGCCTCTGAGTGCTCTTGATGAACAGGGTTTGGCCGACTGAGCTCAAGATTGCCTATTTCAGTCAAACAGGCCTGCCACTCAGGTTCGACCACGATCGTACCTGTTTTTTCTAGAATCAGGGCTGGGCCTTTTATGATCTGTTTAGTGATCAAGTTTTGCCGCTGATAGACCGGCACTTGTTGCCACGCTCCATCAGAATAGAGTGAAACGGTATCCAATGGTTTTGCTGAAAATTTGTCTTTGTCTCTACTTTTATTGAAACAATATTCAATCGTCTCCATTGTTCCAATAAGCTCGACACTGATACTAGCCACCACCAATGGTGTCTCTTTTAAAATAAAGCCAAAGTGCTGTTGATGGCTCGATTCAAACAGTGCTTGAACAGAAGAGAGTTCGCCATCGAAACCCACTTCCAATGCAGTATTACTGCCTTGGTAACGCAGTTGTAAACGCCTCTTTCGCTGAAAGTGAATTTGATTTTGCTGAAGCAACTTCTCTTGAAGAGGTGTTTCCAATGACAGGTATTCTTCTTCCAAGGCCATGCCCTTTGAAAATGGCCGCTCAATGGTACGATCCTGCCGCTCACGAATTTCAGCCAAACCCATGCCAAAAGCAGATAACACACCCGCATAAGGGTGCAACAATATTTTACGAATAAAGAGTGCATCAGCCACCTGACAAGCATGTTGCCCTCCGGCTCCACCAAAGCAGGTGAGAATATAGTCGTTTAGATCATAACCCCGCTGCACAGAAATAGTTTTAATCGCATTCGCCATATTGGAAACCGCAATTTCCAATGCACCCAAAGCAAGTTTTTCAATACTTTCCCCTGACTTTTCAGCCAAAGCTTGGAATTTTTCCTGAACACAGAGTCGATCCAGAGGTAAATCTGCATGAGCGCCAAAGACTTTGGGGAAGTAGTCGGGCTGAACCCGTCCCAGCAGCACATTACAATCGGTCACCGTTAAAGGCCCACCACGGCGATAGGATGCGGGGCCGGGATCAGCCCCCGCAGATTCTGGCCCCACGCGCAAGCGCTCACCTTCATAAGAGACCACTGAGCCACCACCCGCCGCAACAGTATGAATCGACAGCATCGGCACACACATTTTCACACCGGCAATCTCAGTTTCCAGAGTGCGCTCATACTCCCCCGAAAAGTGAGAAACATCCGTTGAGGTTCCCCCCATATCGAAACCAATTATGTTTTGATAACCCGCTTGTTGCGAAACTTTCACCGCGCCAATAATACCGCCCGCAGGGCCGGATAAAATGGCATCTTTTCCCTGGAAGAGATGCGCAGAAGTCAGCCCTCCCAGCGATTGCATAAATTGCAAATCAACCCCGGGCAACTCTTTTTCAACTTGCTCAACATAATGCCGTAACACAGGACTCAAATAAGCATCCACCACCGTTGTTTGCCCACGATTAATATATTTGATCATCGGGCTGACTTGATGAGAAACCGAAATTTGTGAAAATCCGATCTGTTTTGCAATATCCGCGACAACTTTTTCATGCTGATTAAAACGATAGCCATGCAATAAGACGATGGCCAATGAACGAACCCCATGATCAAAAAGCGCTTGCAGTTTTTTCTGTGTATGGGGCAGATCCAGTGCTTCAATCTCTTGCCCATTGACATCCAGACGGCCACTTATTTCCACCGACTGGCTATAAAGTGGCTCGGGACGGTGGATTTCTAAAGCAAAAATATCAGGGCGATTTTGATAGCCGATCTGTAGTGCATCTTTAAAACCACGATTGGTAATCAACGCAACCGCTTCACCTTTGCGCTCCAGTAATGCATTAGTGGCCACTGTAGTGCCCATTTTTACTATTTTGATTTTTTCAACAGGAATCTTCTGATCTTTTTCAATACCTAAAAAATAGCGAATACCAGCAATCGCAGCATCGGAATATTGCTCAGGATTTTCTGAAAGTAGCTTATGAGTTTTTAATTCACCATAGGGCAAACAGGCCACAATATCTGTAAAGGTTCCGCCACGATCAACCCAAAACTGCCACATGTTTTAAAACCCACCATTTCGCAAACGTCGTCGAAACTGTTCCAATGGAATATGGATGGGAGCATTCGCTTCTTGCTTTTGCTCCTCAGCATTAGCCAGCCACGCATGACCGTATACCACTTCATAAGTCGCAGGCAATCGACCGTCATCATTACGAAATTGTTCGTAAGCTGCCATGAGTTTTTTAATCTTTGCAGGAGTTGTCAAGGCTCGTGAGCGACCTGAATTCACATTATGAGCACCGATCATTTTCAGGTCTTTCATGAGTGCTGTAACAGTTTCATAGGTCAGCGTAATGTCTTCCGTATCAAGAATCACCATTTTGAAACCAGTATCTTTCATGATGTCACCAATATCATGCATATCAATAAATGCATTGACATGAATTTCATCATCAACTTCCGCCCAACTCTGACGTAATTCTTTCAGCGTATCAGGACCAAAGGTACTGAACATAATCAAACCTTCAGGTTTCAGTACCCGCGAAAATTCTGTAAATGCTTGTTTAAGATCGTTGCACCATTGAATTGTCGAGCTGGAAAACAACATGTCGCTGCTATTTGTTGCCAAAGGTAACGACTCTGCATCACCACAAATCACAGATTGTCTGGTCGCGTGATCAACATCAAAATTTTGATGTGCTTGTTGTAACATCGCATGTGCTAAATCGAGTGAAGTGATATGTGCGTCAGAATAGCGCGCAGCTAAACCTCGACTTAAATACCCTGTGCCTGCACCAATATCATAAATCTGCTCAGGTGAAACACGTAAAAAATCCAGGCGATCAAGCAGTCGCTCTGCAATTTCATGCTGCAATACAGCCGCTTCATCATAATGGGGGGCGGCACTATTAAATGCCTGACGTACCAGTTCCTTATCTAAGTGATAGGAAGAGTCAGATGGAAAATTCATTCAAAAAGTCCGTTATGGTGAGAAGAAATTCAGCAGGGTGTGAGATAAAAGGCACATGGCCAGCACCGCTCAAAACATCAATTCTAACATTGGCTAATAGTGGTTGCACTGCTGTGCCTACTGAAGCAGGAACCAATTGGTCATGCTCACCAAAAATCATTTGAACTGGACAGCTTATATTTTTTAAATCCGGTCGCAAATTTGCTGTTTGCAAGATAGAAAGGCCGCCTTTCAGCGCGGTGACTTCAGGCGTACCAAATTTAAACAACTGGGCACGCAGTTGCCGCAATGTCTCACGAGCATTAATAGAACCACGAACTTGCAGTGCAACAAAACGATTTAATATCGCCTTTTCATCTTCAAGCAAAGCATCCGCAAACTGAACTAATACCGAAGGTTCCACTGCACACGGCCAATTACTGTCACTGACAAACTGCGGTGTACTTGTCACCAGTGATAACGCATGCACACGCTCAGACGCATTAACTGCAATATATTGAGCAATAATGCCGCCTAAAGACCACCCTGTCCAGACTGCATTATCGGGTGCAACATCCAGCACTTGCTCTGCAATTGTTTCCAATGAATAGCATGAATTCTGCAATGCACTGCGACCATGCCCTGGCAAATCAATCACCGTTACTTGGAAATTTTCGCTCAATTTGTCAACGACCTTATCCCAAAGATCAGAGTGCCCTCCCCAACCATGAAGCAAGACGACAGGAAAACCTTTTCCAAAGATTTTCCTGTAAATACCAGATACAACTCCCATTGATAAATATGCTCCAAAAAATAACGGCATTGCTAACTTAAGTATGGTTTTCGATTTTTATCTACTTGATAAATAATCTAAAAAAAAATAATGAAACTATTGTTAATTAGCAATGCCAAAATAACTTTATTTTTAAGCGGATATAGATTGCCAAGTAACGGGATAAAAAACTTTACTAAAACCTTATTAATACACTATGATACTACTCAGGATTGCTGTTTATCAAAAGGATAGGAGAATAAAACAATAAAAATAACTAAAAATTAAGGGGTATAGCTATGATTAAGATAGTGATAAAAGGCCTCCTGCTAACAGCTGCTATCGTTATGGGCAGTACGGCATGGGCAAAACTACCGCCCCCACCGGTAAACCAAAACATTGGTATACCTGATGGGAAATTTGAGACAATGACCTTTCACACCTGCCTAGGCTGCCACGGGGATCCCGTTAACGCACCGGCTCCCGTCAAGATAGGCTATCTGCCTGACCGACATCACCTTCGAGTCGATACACCGATCGGTGAATACACAGACTCACCCTACCCAGACCTCTCTCCAGATGGCGACCATAAATGTATTACTTGCCATAAAGTTGACTGGGTCGAAGACTCATCAAGGCCTCTCGGGGGTTACTTTAAATTTGCAGAAGAGCCAACAGAGCCTCTGTTTCGTGATTGTTTAAACTGTCACAAACAGACTGTAGATGATAATGGAAATTTAAAAGCAACGGTTCATCACTTGACAGACAAAGCTCAGAAAAAACTCTGTTATCAATGCCATGGCAGTACAGTTAATAATGCAACGGATGACCACAGGATTCCTGACCCTACAGCTGACAAAGCACGTAACTGTGACAAAGTTGATCCAACGGCTATTGATCCAGACAACCCTATTTCAACAGAGCGAAATGACTACAATATTTCGTTAATTACACCATGGCCTGGTGATAACTATGATGACCCAGCCTGGAAGAGCGTCTTGCGAGACTTTTATTCCGAATGTCCAGAGGTTGCTGAAGTCTATCTTGAAGAAGGTGGACAATTCCAAATCAACCCTCCACGCTATCGCTATGAAATGGATGGAGATGGTGAGACTAAAGCCATATTACTTGCTGATGATGAGGCTGGCGGTCGTCGCACAGGTAACTGCGAACATTGCCATTTCGCGGGTGAAAATCCAGGCGATGAAGTACAACCTAACACAGGTCTGGCAAAATCTGATGTCGGCACCAACATGACAAACCACCATGGTTCGGGTGTTGGCCAACCTGGAAGTGGCTCAGTGCATAGCTGTGATCTTTGCCATTCACCTAGTGATCCACCTGATTATGCAATCCGTGGTTGTGAAGTTTGTCATGGAATCAGTACTCTGCATGCAATTGAGTATGATGCAGAAGGCGATGGCATTGACCCTGGCAATGAAAAGCCATTTATGGGACACATCGGTAACGATTTAAACTGTCGTGGTTGTCATCTAAACTTTAGAACAGGTGAAGTATTCGAAGCATCCAGTCGTTCACTTTCTGGCAGCAGCGGTTCTGAGTTTGGTGGACTAGTTGGATACAACACTCCTGTACCTGAAATTGAGTCTATGAGTACTGCCGGAGCCATTGCGGGTACAACGACAGCTCTCACGATTACAGGCACAGGCTTCTACGCAACTCTAAATACATCCTTTGGAGTTAAAGAAGCGATTCCACATGTTGAGCTGATTGATTCCAGTGGCGTGGTTACCAAGTTGGATTTAGGGAGAAGTGATGTTACGGAAACAACCGTTAACGTGACCATTCCCGCCACTATGCAAGCTGATACTTACGAGCTTTATGTCGTAAAAGGTCAACGCTATACAGAAATGAACGGTGAGCGTGATTATTCACAACAGTCTGGCACTGTGCCGTTCCTTATCACACACAACCCTACGATTGAATCGGTCAACTGTACTGATGGCACGGTCACAATCAACGGCTTTGGCTTCGGTAGCATGCTAACCGCCGACAAGTACGGCAACGAAGGTTATGTGGATGGTGGAGATCTGGTGGGTGTGGCTAGAGATAGCTTGGCATGTTCAGTCGAATCCTGGACCAACACCCAAATTGTAGCAGATTGTGGTGAAGGCTCAGGTACTGTCACTCTTGACAGCCTCTACGGCGATGCCTCTTCTAATGAAGCTTGCGGTAGCAGCACTGGTGGCCGACCTGACTGGTGGTCTCTCTGGAGCTGGTTTGCTTCCTGGGGTTGGTCAGGACGTTAAGCCATAACCTTGCTTGACAAAGAGCTCTTTCTTTCGCTCTTTGTCAGGTCAATCAAACTATTTGATAGGAAGGAGGCCTTAGCAAAGCCTCCTTTTTTAATGCACTTTAAAAAGGTTTGCTTATGTACAAAATATTTTTAGTCGCCACTGTTTTGCTTTTAATGACAACCACTGCGTACAGCAACAGCCCGACCATTGTCGCCAAAGTCAACGGCGAACCCATCTATGAAAAAGAGCTCACTGAATCTATGGATTTGCGTTTTAATAAGAGCAGAAAATTTGGAGTCGCATCAATAGATCAACAAAAACCCGAAATTGCATATGCTCTTAAAATGCAAACACTCAGTGAATTAATTAATTCCAAAGTTCTCTACCAAGCGAGTCAATCTGAAAAATTCTCAAAGAAAAAACTAGCTAAAATAAAAGAGAATGTTGATCAAAAGCTGCTCTCTTTAGCGCATACATTTGGCAGCGAAAAATCCTATGAGAAATTTTTAGCCACTAAAGACAGCTCTTTAAAAGAAAAACGTGATTTTTTTAGAGGTACATTTCTTGTGCAAGCCTATTTTGACAAACAAGGTTTGACCAATCCAAATATTCCAGAAGCTGATATAAAAGCACTGTATGAGACACAAAAAACCAGCTTTAAAATTCCAGAGCAAGTAAAACTTAGCCAAATCTTTATACCCGTTGAGAAAGGGATCGCTCCAAAAGAAAAAGAAGTGATAGAAAAAAAGGCTGAAGAAGCACGCCAATTACTCTTTGATGGAAAAAGCTTTTCCAACGTTGCTGAAATAATGACTGAAAAAACAAAATTAGAAGTCACGGGAGGTGAACGTGGTTTTATAAAGCGTGGCACTCTACCTAAAAAAGTGGACAACATTGCATTCACCATTATGCCAAACATCGTAAGCCACGTAATTAAATCAAATTTTGGTTATCACGTTCTAATGATTACAGATAAAAAACCAAGCACCTTCTCTCCTTACAACAAAGTCAGAGACTTTCTTCTAAAATATTTAGAAAATGAGACCGTTAGTCACAGCGTGACTGAACACACAAAAATGCTTAAAGAAAAAGCCAGTATTGAAATTTTTTTAAAAGAATAGAGTTTTCATTGATGACTTTCCAGGCCTGCATTATTTATCACGATGACCCTGAGAGTGCTCTCGCCTTGGCTTATGGACTCTTAAGCTGATTTGCTCCCAAAACGGGTCAAAAAAGTGTTAACAATCAATGATAAATTAGGTGAAATCATGATCAAAAAACTGCGATATCTCCTGCTATTAACACCAATATTCACTATCGGCATTGGCTTCTTAACTATCTCACCACCCAGTTTAGCAATGATGGGAAAAGACCTCTTCGGAAGTAATGTCACTGCGGCCAAGTGCCGTGTTTGTCATGTCAAACGTTTTGAAAAAGGCGATAGCCCTTTGGCTGAATGGCTTCAATGGCGCAACCCAAACAAACACCATTTGAAAGTCGGTGAAAAGGTTGAATGCCCTACCGGACCACCAGGTGCAGACTTAGGTGATGTTTATGATTGCACCTCTTGCCATCGTTTTGTTTGGGATAGCGAAACGGTTTCGTACAAATTTGACGTTTTCAGAGACTGCCTCTATTGCCATAGCGTCGATACAGTCACAGGCCCGCCGATGAGTAACCGTCACCCGATGATGGGGCGTAATTGCAGCGTTTGTCACGGCATCACGATCTACGAAGATGGCACATATGATTACACAAACAGTGGTGGTGGTATGGGTGGTGGTGGCATGGGTGGCCGAATGATGGGCGGAGGTGGCTGCTAATGAAAACATCATTAATATTTAAGCAGACACTACGAACCCTTCTATGTACGATTGCTATATTTACTACACCTGCTTGGGCTAGTGTTCCCCCACCGCCAGTCAACCAAAATATAGGCATTCCCGATGGAGTGCTGAATGATATGACATTTCAGACCTGCCTGGGTTGTCATGGTGATCCTGTCAATGCACCTGCTCCGGTTAATATTGGTTACTTACCTGACCGGCACCACCTGCGAGTTGATACGCCTATTGAGGAATATTCCGCATCACCTTTTCCAGAAGCCTCTCCAAGTGGTGATCATAAATGCATTACTTGCCATAAAGTTGACTGGGTCGAAGACTCATCAAGACCTCTAGGCGGTTACTTTAAATTTGCATTAGACCCTACAGAACCAATATTTCGTGACTGTCTGACCTGCCATGAGCAAAAACCTGGCATTGCCTCGGTACATCATTTAACACCAAAAGCACAAGATGCCCTGTGCCCACTGTGCCATGGCAGTTTGATTGATTTTCCTTATGGTGACCACTATATCCCAGACTATGACATCTCATTTATAACACCATGGCCAGGAGATAATTACGATAGCAGCAGTCCATCCAATCAATTTGATCCACCTGTTGCCAGTTATAATGACCGCCGTAAAGGCAACTGCGAACATTGCCATTTTTCGGGCACAGATCAAGTCACGGGTCTAGTCATACCTACAAACCGCGAAACCCACCATGGTACCGGTGTCGGACAACCCGATAGCGGTTCAGTGCATGGTTGTGATCTATGTCATGATACAACCCCCCCCAACCACACCATTCGTGGCTGTGAAAAGTGCCATGGTGTCAGCTCATTACATAACATCGAGTTTGACCGTAACGGTGACGGCATCACTCCTGGTAAAGAGGAGCCTTTTTGGGGGCATATCGGCAGCCCTGCCAACTGCCGAGGTTGCCATGGAAACTTTGCAGGGGCGAGCACTGAAGCCATCTTGCAAAGTGACCAAGGCTTATCATCTGGCGCTAATATTGTACCTACTATTACCCATATGGGAATGGGGAAGCGCTCTCATAGAAGCAGAAATCTCTCCAGCGCGTCACTCAGTACGCGACAGTTACAACAAGCACCTCAGCAATCAACAGATTCAAGAACGCTTTCATTCACTGGATCTGGATTTACCAGCAAAATAGCAAGCCCTGACGGCACTATTGAGATCATAGCTAAACTGGTGTTAACCAATAAAACTGGTGAAACTTTTGAGTATGAACCATCAAAATCAACACCGACCACGCTTGAATATATCTTGCCAGAAAATTTAGAGTCAGGTAGTTACGATGTACATCTCGCTAAAAAATCTATTATTAGCCCTATTGCTAATTTAGTGATCAGGCCTGACCTCATAGTCAGTGACATTAGCTGTGACAGCGGTGAAGTTGTTATCAATGGCAGTGGTTTCATTAGCTACCTGAATGCAGAAAGTTCAGGCACTAACATCACAAATTCAAAAACATCTGAAGAGTGTAGTATTGAATCTTGGGAGGATCATAAAATTATTGCTAATTGTGGTA
It contains:
- a CDS encoding metallophosphoesterase family protein → MVSLLKRMDNKEIIDRLERRLGRMHARQRLGIEDDHDAHVFGHGLNFFHIENWYSIHSLIRNTLKISGLYWRGRNNCKRIELRHNYIKLSDLPAEFDGFTILHISDMHVDMNPEVMTRLIELLQEIDYDICVLTGDYRGKTFGSFDETLEGMARVQAHIKKQTLGVLGNHDTIRMLPGLEDMGITMLLNESTTIQRGDARLHFAGVDDAHYFRADNIEKAAAKIPHNEFSIMLSHTPEIYRQAAYADFNVLLGGHTHGGQICLPGKIPLTLDADLPRALGSGAWKYHNMVGYTSVGVGASVVAVRLNCPPEITLHHLSHNTL
- a CDS encoding hydantoinase B/oxoprolinase family protein; amino-acid sequence: MWQFWVDRGGTFTDIVACLPYGELKTHKLLSENPEQYSDAAIAGIRYFLGIEKDQKIPVEKIKIVKMGTTVATNALLERKGEAVALITNRGFKDALQIGYQNRPDIFALEIHRPEPLYSQSVEISGRLDVNGQEIEALDLPHTQKKLQALFDHGVRSLAIVLLHGYRFNQHEKVVADIAKQIGFSQISVSHQVSPMIKYINRGQTTVVDAYLSPVLRHYVEQVEKELPGVDLQFMQSLGGLTSAHLFQGKDAILSGPAGGIIGAVKVSQQAGYQNIIGFDMGGTSTDVSHFSGEYERTLETEIAGVKMCVPMLSIHTVAAGGGSVVSYEGERLRVGPESAGADPGPASYRRGGPLTVTDCNVLLGRVQPDYFPKVFGAHADLPLDRLCVQEKFQALAEKSGESIEKLALGALEIAVSNMANAIKTISVQRGYDLNDYILTCFGGAGGQHACQVADALFIRKILLHPYAGVLSAFGMGLAEIRERQDRTIERPFSKGMALEEEYLSLETPLQEKLLQQNQIHFQRKRRLQLRYQGSNTALEVGFDGELSSVQALFESSHQQHFGFILKETPLVVASISVELIGTMETIEYCFNKSRDKDKFSAKPLDTVSLYSDGAWQQVPVYQRQNLITKQIIKGPALILEKTGTIVVEPEWQACLTEIGNLELSRPNPVHQEHSEAFDVNYVDPVRLELFNNRFKSIAEQMGVTLANTAHSVNIKERLDFSCALFDAEGQLIANAPHVPVHLGSMGESIRAVIQKVGSQLQAGDVYALNNPYSGGTHLPDITVVTPLFMDQKIRFYVASRGHHADIGGISPGSMPANSRHIDEEGLLLDCVALVKNGQFLEGELQRLFFVARNTEQNLADLRAQIAANQKGIQELRLLCDQSGADVVSSYMSHILDASEKMVRRLLPTLSDGTFCYAMDNGAEVCLKVTINREQETMELDFKGTSARLDNNFNAPASICRAATLYVLRTLIDEDIPLNDGFLRPIILNIPKDSFLNPSYPAAVVAGNVETSQCITDAIYGALNIQAASQGTMNNLTFGNEHYQYYETIGGGTGAGPGYSGVAAIHSHMTNSRLTDPEILELRYPVRLEVFAIRENSGGCGEYSGGGGMIRQIRFLQGMQLSILANRRKVAPYGLGGGQSGRVGQQWIKRENGQSERLPSTCCIEMKSGDIFRIETPGGGGYGEPVKKNG
- the bioC gene encoding malonyl-ACP O-methyltransferase BioC, producing MNFPSDSSYHLDKELVRQAFNSAAPHYDEAAVLQHEIAERLLDRLDFLRVSPEQIYDIGAGTGYLSRGLAARYSDAHITSLDLAHAMLQQAHQNFDVDHATRQSVICGDAESLPLATNSSDMLFSSSTIQWCNDLKQAFTEFSRVLKPEGLIMFSTFGPDTLKELRQSWAEVDDEIHVNAFIDMHDIGDIMKDTGFKMVILDTEDITLTYETVTALMKDLKMIGAHNVNSGRSRALTTPAKIKKLMAAYEQFRNDDGRLPATYEVVYGHAWLANAEEQKQEANAPIHIPLEQFRRRLRNGGF
- the bioH gene encoding pimeloyl-ACP methyl ester esterase BioH, which produces MGVVSGIYRKIFGKGFPVVLLHGWGGHSDLWDKVVDKLSENFQVTVIDLPGHGRSALQNSCYSLETIAEQVLDVAPDNAVWTGWSLGGIIAQYIAVNASERVHALSLVTSTPQFVSDSNWPCAVEPSVLVQFADALLEDEKAILNRFVALQVRGSINARETLRQLRAQLFKFGTPEVTALKGGLSILQTANLRPDLKNISCPVQMIFGEHDQLVPASVGTAVQPLLANVRIDVLSGAGHVPFISHPAEFLLTITDFLNEFSI
- a CDS encoding peptidyl-prolyl cis-trans isomerase, with protein sequence MTTTAYSNSPTIVAKVNGEPIYEKELTESMDLRFNKSRKFGVASIDQQKPEIAYALKMQTLSELINSKVLYQASQSEKFSKKKLAKIKENVDQKLLSLAHTFGSEKSYEKFLATKDSSLKEKRDFFRGTFLVQAYFDKQGLTNPNIPEADIKALYETQKTSFKIPEQVKLSQIFIPVEKGIAPKEKEVIEKKAEEARQLLFDGKSFSNVAEIMTEKTKLEVTGGERGFIKRGTLPKKVDNIAFTIMPNIVSHVIKSNFGYHVLMITDKKPSTFSPYNKVRDFLLKYLENETVSHSVTEHTKMLKEKASIEIFLKE
- a CDS encoding cytochrome c family protein is translated as MKTSLIFKQTLRTLLCTIAIFTTPAWASVPPPPVNQNIGIPDGVLNDMTFQTCLGCHGDPVNAPAPVNIGYLPDRHHLRVDTPIEEYSASPFPEASPSGDHKCITCHKVDWVEDSSRPLGGYFKFALDPTEPIFRDCLTCHEQKPGIASVHHLTPKAQDALCPLCHGSLIDFPYGDHYIPDYDISFITPWPGDNYDSSSPSNQFDPPVASYNDRRKGNCEHCHFSGTDQVTGLVIPTNRETHHGTGVGQPDSGSVHGCDLCHDTTPPNHTIRGCEKCHGVSSLHNIEFDRNGDGITPGKEEPFWGHIGSPANCRGCHGNFAGASTEAILQSDQGLSSGANIVPTITHMGMGKRSHRSRNLSSASLSTRQLQQAPQQSTDSRTLSFTGSGFTSKIASPDGTIEIIAKLVLTNKTGETFEYEPSKSTPTTLEYILPENLESGSYDVHLAKKSIISPIANLVIRPDLIVSDISCDSGEVVINGSGFISYLNAESSGTNITNSKTSEECSIESWEDHKIIANCGTGSVENIKINSIFGDTLANAACEGSSTGRPDWWSLWSWFASWGWAGR